CGCGTCTACTTCAATTCTTCAACGTTCCGTCAGCAGCACCGTAAAAACACTGTTACACTATTATAATCCAATTTTCGAGTGGGGCTACTCTGGCGCCTCATCTTGACAGTTGGATTTATCGTTTAGtgtaaaagcatttttttttttaattatttttttaatcattaaataaaaaaatatatattaatatatttaaaatttttttaaattattaaataaataaataaaattatttttttcccgaACGGTACACTTAAGCGATACCGCCCGAGCGGCAAAGTAGCTTTTCCCATTTTCCAATCTTCTAAAGTCCCTCCACCGTCCAAagctttatttccttttttttttttttttttttttttttttttttttctctctttacgTAACCAAAGCAACCATTTTCCCTTAATTATCCTACCTACCATTCTTCTCCAACCCCAACCTCcactctctctctgtgtctctttCCTCGGAATTTTTATCTTCCGAGTCGTATATCCCGCAATATGTTTGATTTTGGAGATGAGTTCTCAATTGAAGGGTACAGAGTTCCTTGGCTTATATGGATCCAGCTCCTGGTCCTACTCCTCCTTGTCTGTCTCCTCTATAGCTTCACCCTTTTTACCTCGAATCGCTTGGACTTCACCGCCGAGGCTTCCACATCTGCCAGTCATCTCGTTTCCAAAGAGACCCAGATAGAAAAACGGATTCCCAAGCGCAACACCACAAAGATTCGTACGAATTACTTGGAGACTACCCAGGTATGGTTAGGATAATCTTGCCATTCTTAGTTTTCTGTGTCTGTTTTCACATATTCTTAATAAAACCCAGCCTTCCTGAAACTCACTTCCTTTTAATATAACCCCTTTCTTGCGTTTGGTTGCTAAGAAAATGTTAGAAAGAAacggtttttatggttttcaacCTTAGATTTTATCCATTTGTTTGAGACCCAGTTATGGACTGTCTTTGGTCGATCAgttaacaacaattaaattcggctttcttgagtttgtttttttgtttttttctgcaAAACACCTCACTACTTGGTTGATTCTTATGCccattctttgtttcttttacaACTTTCGGATCTATTTTCCCCCCTTTCCTTTTTGGGTAAGTAAACCCTGCCTAATCTTTCCGAACAGCATTTGGTATCGGTGCAGGACGCATCCTATTGTATCCTGACgcctttcttttcaaaaaaaaaaataataatagtatataaaGGTTGTGTTCACTTCGGTTTATTTCAGCTTTCTATTTCACAATGATTTCATGCCaaatcatttgaaaattattgcGGCTTTAGGATTTCTTTTGACcgataaaaaaaagatagaaaattgGTACGGTATTTAAGAATCAGTGATCTCGTCTAAGTGGGGTTTGGCCTCggttttcttttcatcttcattTCCAATTTTCTCCTAGTAAAGAAGTTTGAGTAATAACTAAAAAGGAAGATGAATCACGCTACAAGAGGCCCAAAACCCAATTCATTGTTTGTCATAATTCTTTCAAGACGCAAATCCAGCCACTTCTAatatttttcccagaaaatatgCGTCTATATATAGAAacgagaaaagaaaaacaaaaccaaatttaCTTTTCACTGTGAATGAAGTTGCGTATCATGTGCCAAAATATAAAGTTAAGGAAGTTTTGTCTAAAATAATCAACTCTATTGAAGATGCTTAGGTGATCCTTGCAAGATTGGTTTCCCTTTATGCTTTAGAGTTCATCTTATTACGTTTAGAATTAGGTAAATTAGGTCACATATTCCTTGTTGAAGACACCTAAATAGGGTGCGTAAGATAATGTTCTTATTTATAGAGAGCCATGTAAGTGTGTTTAATTTGTTtgcttattttaaatttttgaaaacaaaGTGCTTGCTTCTttaaaagggagaaaaaaatatagtatttcCCTGATCGAGAATTGCTACGTACAcaaaagagattatacaaaagtgAATTCACAAACcgatatggttttatggaatttgttagatttactttacaataaaaataactttacaatctgacatacCACATCAAGTCACATTATTTTCTGGATTTATTTTTGCGTAATccctttatatttaaattatttcccTCTAATTACCCCAAACGCTACACGTTAAACCAAATAGGAACTTCCAACCGTTGTGGACATTCCAAATAAATAATCCACGCCACACGTTAAACCAAATAGGAACTTCCAACCGTTGTGGACATTCCTAATAAATAATCCCAAATGCATGGATGTTCTCACGGGCCATGTGGTTGTAATGTCAAGaaagtataatttatttttaaacaattttccgatgaaatattcattttgaatGTCCATTTCAGCATTGTTCTTGGTGTCGTGACtcttatttaaaaagtaaagtagGGTAGAAAGAATTTGTATGTTAATACACAGCAAGACATTGCTATTGTTTTCTCCCACTTGGACTTTGGCGAAGTAGTCTGTATCGGTGATAACAAAATTGATGGTCCAACCTTGATCTATCCCTTCATGAGGAAAGAAACCATGACTCCATGGGGGCGAACGATTTCTAAAACTGGAAAAGCATATTAGCTGTGTTCGAGTATTGCTTGTGTTTGGCTTTACtcatgattttta
This is a stretch of genomic DNA from Carya illinoinensis cultivar Pawnee chromosome 3, C.illinoinensisPawnee_v1, whole genome shotgun sequence. It encodes these proteins:
- the LOC122303538 gene encoding uncharacterized protein LOC122303538, with product MFDFGDEFSIEGYRVPWLIWIQLLVLLLLVCLLYSFTLFTSNRLDFTAEASTSASHLVSKETQIEKRIPKRNTTKIRTNYLETTQVGEQVIKGEITRSTSRRLVREGEEVAEREGSSASHKYQCHHPCDFFRQARIAFLKCLGLDDNSSLSEQRKIKEQINRRES